One window from the genome of Streptomyces cadmiisoli encodes:
- a CDS encoding alpha-amylase: MARRTLSAAAALATAALVMNPTAAEASPPGTKDVTAVLFEWNFASVARECTNSLGPAGYGYVQVSPPAEHIQGGQWWTSYQPVSYRIAGRLGDRTAFRNMVNTCHAAGVKVVVDTVINHMSAGNGTGTGGSSYTKYNYPGLYSSFDFDDCTAQISNYQDRWNVQHCELVGLADLDTGEDYVRGAIAGYMNDLLSLGVDGFRIDAAKHMPSADLANIKSRLSNPSAYWKQEVIHGAGEAVQPTEYTGNGDVQEFRYAYDLKRVFNNENLAYLRNYGEGWGYMSGGVAGVFVDNHDTERNGSTLSYKDNANYTLANVFMLAWPYGAPDINSGYEFSDHDAGPPNGGRVDACWQNGWKCQHAWPEIQRMVAFRNATRGAAVTNWWDNGGDAIAFGRGNKGFVAINHESGSLTRTYQTSLPAGTYCNVQNNSTVTVNGSGQLTATLGANTALAVYAGKSGC; this comes from the coding sequence ATGGCACGCAGAACCCTCTCCGCGGCCGCCGCCCTCGCGACCGCCGCTCTTGTCATGAACCCAACCGCAGCCGAGGCCTCCCCGCCCGGCACCAAGGACGTCACGGCCGTCCTCTTCGAATGGAACTTCGCCTCGGTCGCCCGTGAGTGCACCAACAGCCTCGGCCCCGCCGGTTACGGATATGTGCAGGTCTCCCCGCCGGCCGAGCACATACAGGGCGGCCAGTGGTGGACGTCGTACCAGCCCGTGAGCTACCGGATCGCGGGCCGGCTGGGCGACCGCACGGCCTTCCGGAACATGGTGAACACCTGTCACGCGGCCGGTGTGAAGGTCGTCGTCGACACCGTCATCAACCACATGTCCGCGGGCAACGGCACCGGCACCGGCGGCTCGTCGTACACGAAGTACAACTACCCGGGCCTGTACTCGTCCTTCGACTTCGACGACTGCACCGCCCAGATCTCCAACTACCAGGACCGCTGGAACGTCCAGCACTGCGAACTCGTCGGCCTCGCCGACCTGGACACCGGCGAGGACTACGTCCGCGGCGCCATCGCCGGCTACATGAACGACCTGCTCTCGCTGGGCGTCGACGGCTTCCGGATCGACGCGGCCAAGCACATGCCGTCCGCCGACCTCGCCAACATCAAGTCCCGGCTGAGCAACCCGTCGGCCTACTGGAAGCAGGAGGTCATCCACGGCGCCGGCGAGGCCGTCCAGCCGACGGAGTACACCGGAAACGGCGACGTCCAGGAGTTCCGCTACGCCTACGACCTCAAGCGGGTCTTCAACAACGAGAACCTGGCCTACCTCAGAAACTACGGCGAGGGCTGGGGCTACATGAGCGGCGGGGTCGCGGGCGTCTTCGTCGACAACCACGACACCGAACGCAACGGCTCCACGCTCAGCTACAAGGACAACGCCAACTACACCCTCGCCAACGTCTTCATGCTGGCCTGGCCCTACGGCGCCCCGGACATCAACTCCGGCTACGAGTTCTCCGACCACGACGCCGGCCCGCCGAACGGCGGCCGGGTCGACGCCTGCTGGCAGAACGGCTGGAAGTGCCAGCACGCCTGGCCGGAGATCCAGCGCATGGTCGCCTTCCGCAACGCCACCCGGGGCGCGGCGGTCACCAACTGGTGGGACAACGGCGGCGACGCCATCGCCTTCGGCCGCGGCAACAAGGGCTTCGTGGCCATCAACCACGAGTCCGGCTCGCTGACCCGCACCTATCAGACCTCGCTGCCCGCGGGGACGTACTGCAACGTGCAGAACAACAGCACGGTCACCGTGAACGGCTCCGGCCAGCTCACGGCCACCCTCGGCGCCAACACCGCGCTCGCGGTGTACGCCGGCAAGTCCGGCTGCTGA
- a CDS encoding glycoside hydrolase family 13 protein, translated as MSQHSTDPAVTSAVATVAKRRDWWRDAVIYQVYPRSFADGNGDGMGDLAGVRSRLPYLRDLGVDAVWLSPFYASPQADAGYDVADYRAVDPMFGNLLDADALIREAHELGLRIIVDLVPNHSSDQHEWFKRALREGPGSPLRERYHFRPGKGENGELPPNDWESIFGGPAWTRVEDGEWYLHLFAPEQPDFNWDHPAVGDEFRSILRFWLDIGVDGFRIDVAHGLVKAEGLPDLGSHDQLKLLGNDVMPFFDQDGVHAIYRQWRTVLDEYAGERIFVAEAWTPTVERTANYVRPDELHQAFNFQYLSTEWDAEELRAVIDRTLSAMGPVGAPATWVLSNHDVTRHATRFANPPGLGTQIRTAGDRQLGLRRARAASLLMLALPGSAYVYQGEELGLPDVVDLPDDVRQDPAYFRGEGQDGFRDGCRVPIPWTRTGPSYGFGDGGSWLPQPSGWAELSVEAQQGEPDSTLELYRGALAVRRAQPDLGAGDSVEWLKAPEGVLAFRRGEFVCVTNTTGESTTAPAYGRMLLASGEVTEADGEVKVPADTTVWWTTA; from the coding sequence ATGAGCCAGCACTCCACCGACCCGGCCGTAACCTCCGCCGTGGCCACCGTCGCCAAGCGCCGCGACTGGTGGCGCGACGCGGTCATCTACCAGGTCTATCCGCGCAGCTTCGCCGACGGCAACGGCGACGGCATGGGCGACCTGGCCGGCGTACGCTCCAGACTCCCCTACCTGCGCGACCTCGGCGTGGACGCCGTGTGGCTCAGCCCCTTCTACGCCTCGCCGCAGGCCGACGCCGGCTACGACGTCGCCGACTACCGCGCCGTCGACCCGATGTTCGGCAACCTGCTCGACGCCGACGCGCTGATCCGCGAGGCGCACGAGCTCGGCCTGCGCATCATCGTCGACCTCGTCCCGAACCACTCCTCCGACCAGCACGAGTGGTTCAAGCGGGCCCTGCGGGAGGGTCCCGGCTCCCCGCTGCGCGAGCGGTACCACTTCCGCCCCGGCAAGGGGGAGAACGGCGAACTGCCGCCAAACGACTGGGAGTCCATCTTCGGCGGCCCCGCCTGGACCCGCGTCGAGGACGGCGAGTGGTACCTGCACCTCTTCGCGCCCGAGCAGCCCGACTTCAACTGGGACCACCCGGCCGTGGGGGACGAGTTCCGCTCCATCCTGCGCTTCTGGCTCGACATCGGCGTGGACGGCTTCCGTATCGACGTCGCCCACGGTCTGGTCAAGGCCGAGGGCCTGCCGGACCTCGGCTCCCACGACCAGCTGAAGCTGCTGGGCAACGATGTCATGCCGTTCTTCGACCAGGACGGCGTGCACGCCATCTACCGCCAGTGGCGCACCGTCCTCGACGAGTACGCGGGCGAGCGCATCTTCGTGGCCGAGGCCTGGACCCCGACCGTCGAGCGCACCGCCAACTACGTCCGCCCGGACGAGCTGCACCAGGCGTTCAACTTCCAGTACCTGAGCACCGAGTGGGACGCCGAGGAACTGCGCGCCGTCATCGACCGCACGCTGTCGGCGATGGGTCCGGTCGGCGCCCCCGCCACCTGGGTGCTGTCGAACCACGACGTCACCCGGCACGCCACCCGCTTCGCCAACCCGCCGGGCCTCGGTACCCAGATCCGCACCGCGGGCGACCGGCAGCTCGGTCTGCGGCGGGCGCGGGCCGCGAGCCTGCTGATGCTGGCGCTGCCCGGCTCGGCGTACGTCTACCAGGGCGAGGAACTCGGCCTGCCGGACGTCGTCGACCTGCCGGACGACGTGCGCCAGGACCCCGCGTACTTCCGCGGCGAGGGCCAGGACGGCTTCCGAGACGGCTGCCGGGTGCCGATCCCCTGGACCCGCACGGGACCGTCGTACGGCTTCGGCGACGGCGGCAGCTGGCTGCCCCAGCCGTCCGGCTGGGCGGAGCTGAGCGTCGAGGCCCAGCAGGGCGAGCCGGATTCGACGCTGGAGCTGTACCGCGGCGCGCTCGCGGTGCGGCGCGCCCAGCCCGACCTCGGCGCGGGCGACTCGGTGGAGTGGCTGAAGGCGCCCGAGGGCGTCCTCGCCTTCCGGCGCGGGGAGTTCGTCTGCGTCACGAACACCACGGGCGAGTCGACGACGGCGCCGGCGTACGGCCGGATGCTGCTGGCCAGCGGTGAGGTGACCGAGGCGGACGGCGAGGTGAAGGTGCCCGCCGACACGACCGTGTGGTGGACGACCGCCTGA